In Pseudomonadota bacterium, the following proteins share a genomic window:
- a CDS encoding glycosyltransferase family 9 protein, with protein MRLLFITSNRIGDAILSTGILNYLSQAYPHSKITVAAGPLAAPLFQEVPNLEKIISFEKKSYGKHWFMLWGKTLFKKWDMVVDVRGSLVSYFLWTGKRYVWSAQKEKAGHRAEALAALLNLKVIPNPKIWVTAQHQHQIQQLMGISQEGKKRVKNLKKNVEEKKTLIALGMGANWRGKIWRIENFIALVKKMKADQELFPNCRFVLLGGPDERHLIDAFLKEFKKEEIIDLMGKVDLLMAFAALKNVDMFIGNDSGLMHLAAAAEIPTVGLFGPSRIEHYRPWGEKSTYVTTDLSYEELIAGPGYDPKTTDTLMDSLSVEKVFRTLKNLRQKFSKEFS; from the coding sequence ATGCGTCTTCTCTTTATTACCTCAAATCGTATTGGTGATGCTATCCTTTCTACAGGAATTTTAAATTATTTATCTCAGGCTTATCCTCACTCTAAGATAACCGTTGCTGCAGGTCCTTTAGCAGCTCCTCTTTTTCAAGAAGTTCCTAATCTTGAGAAGATTATTTCTTTTGAAAAGAAATCTTATGGAAAACATTGGTTTATGCTTTGGGGAAAGACACTCTTTAAGAAATGGGACATGGTCGTTGATGTTCGAGGCTCTCTCGTGAGTTACTTTTTATGGACTGGAAAGCGTTATGTTTGGAGTGCACAAAAAGAAAAAGCAGGCCATCGTGCTGAAGCTCTTGCAGCTCTTTTAAATCTTAAAGTAATTCCCAATCCTAAAATTTGGGTGACAGCGCAACATCAACACCAAATTCAACAACTGATGGGTATTTCTCAAGAGGGAAAAAAGAGAGTAAAAAATCTTAAAAAAAATGTTGAAGAGAAAAAAACACTCATTGCACTTGGTATGGGAGCCAATTGGCGTGGGAAAATATGGCGTATTGAAAATTTTATCGCGCTTGTTAAGAAAATGAAAGCAGATCAGGAGCTTTTTCCAAATTGTCGGTTTGTTCTATTGGGAGGACCGGATGAACGGCATTTAATTGACGCATTTCTTAAAGAGTTTAAAAAAGAAGAGATTATTGATCTTATGGGAAAAGTTGATTTGTTGATGGCTTTTGCAGCTTTAAAAAATGTTGATATGTTTATTGGAAATGATTCTGGGCTTATGCATCTCGCCGCCGCAGCTGAAATCCCGACAGTTGGGCTTTTTGGACCAAGTCGAATTGAACATTATAGACCATGGGGAGAAAAATCGACTTATGTAACAACAGATTTATCATATGAAGAATTGATTGCAGGTCCAGGATATGATCCAAAAACAACGGATACTTTAATGGATTCTCTTTCAGTAGAGAAAGTTTTTAGAACGCTCAAGAATCTGCGTCAAAAATTTTCGAAGGAATTTTCCTAA
- a CDS encoding RDD family protein, which translates to MNYAGFWQRFGAGFIDHLFTGPLWIFGPFGSWLYFAWFQSSKHQATPGMMIFSLQVEGYDGKSISFWRATGRYFATLLSCMTLGIGYLMIAFTPRKQALHDYVAKTLVVMDQE; encoded by the coding sequence ATGAATTATGCAGGATTTTGGCAGCGTTTTGGAGCCGGATTTATTGATCATCTTTTCACGGGTCCCCTTTGGATCTTTGGCCCTTTTGGATCTTGGCTATATTTTGCATGGTTTCAATCTTCAAAACATCAAGCAACGCCAGGAATGATGATTTTTTCACTTCAGGTAGAAGGATATGATGGTAAAAGCATCTCTTTTTGGAGAGCGACAGGAAGATATTTTGCAACACTTCTTTCATGTATGACCCTTGGGATAGGATACCTTATGATTGCTTTTACACCGCGTAAACAAGCATTGCACGATTATGTTGCTAAAACACTTGTGGTGATGGATCAAGAGTGA
- a CDS encoding RDD family protein: MIYGGFWRRLGAGFLDVMSINAISRIFFWLYEFITPAHLIPSADGSEVDMILYFYIGFIPLVSAWFFYAFFQSSKFQATPGMMVFSMYIEDYDGRPISFWRASFRWVLTFLSLLTLGIGYFMIAFTPRKQAFHDYISQTLVIKGFSFSESHIDKIKYAGFWKRFGAGLIDALILNFIILALGAFIIFIGNAQMTWQNFIDLLKAENLRDIKILGGLITASLLFNWLYYAFFLSSKYQGTPGMKIISLKITDYLGKRISFWRASGRYVLSVLCGFFYGSNLMIAFTPRKQGLYDYISKTLVVQNQKK; encoded by the coding sequence ATGATATATGGTGGTTTTTGGAGGAGATTGGGTGCAGGATTTCTGGATGTTATGTCCATAAATGCAATAAGTAGAATTTTTTTCTGGCTTTATGAATTTATAACGCCTGCCCATCTTATTCCCTCTGCAGACGGATCTGAAGTTGATATGATCTTATATTTTTATATTGGCTTTATTCCGCTTGTTTCTGCTTGGTTTTTTTATGCATTCTTTCAATCTTCAAAGTTTCAAGCGACGCCTGGAATGATGGTTTTTTCAATGTATATTGAAGATTATGATGGACGTCCAATTTCTTTTTGGCGCGCTTCATTTCGCTGGGTGTTAACTTTCCTTTCTCTTTTAACTTTAGGGATAGGATATTTTATGATTGCGTTTACCCCACGCAAACAGGCATTTCATGACTATATTTCACAAACCCTGGTTATAAAAGGATTTTCCTTTTCTGAATCTCATATAGATAAAATAAAATATGCCGGATTTTGGAAGCGCTTTGGGGCAGGTCTTATAGACGCTCTAATTCTAAATTTTATTATTCTTGCTTTAGGAGCTTTTATTATTTTTATTGGAAATGCTCAAATGACTTGGCAAAACTTCATAGATTTATTAAAAGCAGAAAATCTAAGAGATATAAAGATTTTAGGAGGATTAATAACGGCTTCTCTTCTTTTCAATTGGCTGTATTATGCTTTCTTTTTGTCGTCAAAGTATCAAGGAACACCAGGAATGAAAATAATCTCTCTCAAGATTACAGATTATCTGGGGAAAAGAATTTCTTTTTGGCGTGCTTCTGGACGGTATGTTCTTTCAGTACTGTGTGGGTTTTTTTATGGTAGCAATTTGATGATTGCTTTTACACCACGTAAACAAGGGCTTTATGATTATATTTCTAAAACACTTGTTGTTCAGAACCAAAAGAAATAG
- a CDS encoding folate-binding protein YgfZ encodes MTHKFTQLHRSLIHITGPDRFSFFQGLITQDIEKLSSSQSLYSLLLTPQGRFLYDFFLIPANSSNSSFFLEIDSLFVLDILKRLTLYKLRSNVSFEIQPNLCVFAYWIHKKPAQNTLHFEEMISYQDPRLEELGGRLISSLPKGQNFLHQQGFSETSFDVYQSHLLSLGIPSSPQDMIPEKSIPLECGMEELNALSWTKGCYMGQELTARTHHQGLVRKRLIPGRLEETSTLPLNAPLLFENQEAGFLRSSMQRHALALIRLEFLKTSLALNKPFQIRSPQEENKNFSETDFLGMFMPFLPPWMKLPNSMEETNVLKK; translated from the coding sequence ATGACTCATAAATTTACTCAACTTCACAGGTCTTTGATTCATATCACAGGACCAGATCGTTTCTCATTTTTTCAAGGGCTCATTACCCAAGATATAGAAAAATTGAGTTCTTCTCAAAGTTTATATTCTCTTCTTTTAACACCCCAAGGAAGATTTTTATACGATTTTTTTTTAATTCCTGCAAATTCTTCGAATTCTTCTTTTTTTCTCGAAATTGATTCTCTTTTTGTTTTAGATATTCTTAAGCGATTAACCCTTTATAAACTTCGTTCAAATGTAAGCTTTGAAATTCAACCAAATCTTTGTGTTTTTGCTTATTGGATTCATAAAAAACCCGCTCAAAACACCCTACACTTTGAAGAGATGATTTCTTATCAAGACCCCCGTCTTGAGGAGTTGGGCGGGAGACTTATCTCTTCTCTTCCCAAAGGACAAAATTTTCTGCACCAGCAAGGATTTAGCGAAACATCCTTTGATGTGTATCAATCCCATCTTTTAAGCTTAGGGATTCCAAGCTCACCACAAGATATGATTCCTGAAAAATCAATTCCGCTTGAATGCGGGATGGAGGAACTGAATGCCCTCAGTTGGACAAAAGGATGCTATATGGGACAAGAGCTCACTGCACGGACTCATCATCAAGGACTCGTCCGTAAAAGGCTCATTCCAGGCAGGTTAGAAGAAACAAGCACTCTTCCTTTAAATGCACCTCTCCTCTTTGAAAATCAAGAAGCAGGTTTTCTACGTTCCTCCATGCAGAGACATGCATTAGCCCTTATAAGGCTTGAATTTTTAAAAACTTCTTTAGCCTTAAACAAACCCTTTCAAATAAGATCTCCTCAAGAAGAGAACAAAAACTTCTCAGAAACAGATTTTCTTGGAATGTTTATGCCTTTTCTTCCCCCTTGGATGAAACTTCCGAACTCCATGGAAGAAACAAATGTTCTAAAAAAATAA